A genome region from Bacillota bacterium includes the following:
- the pstC gene encoding phosphate ABC transporter permease subunit PstC, with the protein MKGRELIIHRVLLVLALSSLSLLALIALFIFVGGVPIMVEEGVMEFLLGTRWAPTRGHFGILPMIVGSLWVTVGALVLGVPVALACAIYLSEIASENVGRVVKPALELLAGIPSVVYGFLGLVLLVPFVREFLGGPGFSVLAAATVLAVMILPTVTSVSYDALRAVSPSYREGSLALGATRWQTIRMSVLPAARSGILASVILGMGRAVGETMAVIMVAGNATLLPISPLDPVRTLTSNIALELGYAAGRHREALFATGVVLFLIIMALNLVAGAVAGRRKSR; encoded by the coding sequence TTGAAAGGTCGGGAATTGATCATCCATCGCGTCCTGCTCGTGTTGGCCTTGTCTTCCCTCAGCCTGTTGGCTCTCATCGCCCTGTTCATCTTCGTGGGCGGGGTGCCCATCATGGTGGAGGAAGGGGTGATGGAGTTCCTCCTGGGAACCAGGTGGGCTCCCACCCGCGGCCATTTTGGCATCCTGCCCATGATCGTGGGGTCCCTGTGGGTGACGGTCGGCGCACTGGTGCTCGGGGTGCCTGTTGCCCTCGCCTGTGCCATTTACCTCTCGGAGATAGCCTCGGAAAACGTGGGTAGGGTGGTCAAGCCCGCGCTGGAACTGCTGGCGGGGATTCCCTCCGTGGTTTACGGATTCCTGGGACTCGTGCTGCTGGTCCCCTTTGTCAGGGAGTTCCTGGGGGGGCCGGGCTTCTCCGTGCTGGCGGCTGCCACCGTCCTGGCGGTGATGATCCTGCCCACGGTGACCAGCGTCTCTTACGATGCCCTGCGGGCGGTCTCCCCCAGCTACCGGGAGGGCTCCCTGGCCCTGGGGGCTACCCGCTGGCAGACCATCCGCATGAGCGTCCTGCCGGCGGCCCGCTCCGGTATCCTGGCCAGTGTGATCCTGGGGATGGGGAGGGCGGTGGGCGAGACCATGGCCGTGATCATGGTGGCGGGGAATGCCACCCTGTTGCCCATTTCCCCCCTGGACCCGGTGCGTACGCTGACCTCGAACATTGCCCTGGAACTGGGGTACGCCGCCGGCAGGCACCGGGAGGCCCTCTTTGCCACGGGGGTGGTGTTGTTCCTGATCATCATGGCACTGAATCTGGTGGCAGGAGCTGTAGCGGGTAGGAGGAAGTCCAGGTGA
- the pstB gene encoding phosphate ABC transporter ATP-binding protein PstB, producing the protein MAKGKVVVSELNLSYRGRPALRDVTLMFPEKAITAIIGPSGCGKSTLLRTINRMNDLIPGVQIRGKVLLDGEDIYGGGILLEELRRRVGMVFQRPNPFPLSVFDNVAYGPRVHGVRDRRVLADIVEKCLRAVGLWDELRDRLHRPALDLSLGQQQQLCLARVLAVEPEVILLDEPCSALDPISTLRIEQLMQELKERYTIIIVTHNMQQAARASDLTAFILNGELVEWAPTELLFTSPRDPRTEAYITGRRLP; encoded by the coding sequence TTGGCGAAAGGCAAAGTGGTGGTGTCCGAACTGAACCTCTCCTACCGGGGAAGACCCGCCCTCCGAGACGTTACCCTGATGTTCCCCGAGAAGGCCATCACCGCAATCATCGGTCCCTCCGGGTGCGGCAAGTCCACGCTGCTACGCACCATAAACCGCATGAACGACCTCATCCCGGGTGTTCAGATCCGGGGAAAAGTCCTGCTCGACGGCGAGGACATCTACGGCGGAGGCATCCTCCTTGAGGAGCTGCGTCGGCGGGTGGGGATGGTTTTCCAGCGCCCCAATCCCTTCCCGCTTTCGGTTTTCGATAACGTAGCTTACGGGCCCCGGGTCCACGGCGTCCGCGATCGCCGGGTGCTGGCTGACATCGTGGAAAAGTGCCTGCGGGCGGTGGGCCTTTGGGACGAACTGCGGGACCGTCTGCACCGCCCTGCTCTGGACTTATCCCTGGGCCAGCAGCAACAACTCTGCCTGGCCCGGGTGCTGGCCGTGGAACCCGAGGTCATCCTGCTGGACGAGCCCTGCTCTGCCCTGGATCCCATCTCCACCCTGCGCATCGAGCAGTTAATGCAGGAATTGAAGGAACGGTATACCATCATCATCGTCACCCATAACATGCAGCAGGCAGCCCGTGCCTCCGACCTCACCGCCTTCATTCTGAACGGGGAGCTGGTAGAGTGGGCGCCTACCGAACTCCTCTTCACCTCACCCCGCGACCCGCGCACGGAGGCGTACATCACCGGACGTCGCCTCCCCTGA
- the phoU gene encoding phosphate signaling complex protein PhoU — protein MRRSFEEGLANLREDLLRLGHMAAEAVALSVDALKRQDVELAQKVIAGDEPIDRLHLEIQNRCMELIATQQPMAGDLRVIGAAMVISIDLERVADHAEGVASAAVRMARQPLLKPLIDVPRMAEVVQGMLKKALDAFVERDAQKAAQVAQDDDVVDGLRSQVFRELLTYMMEDPRNISRALELILVTQHIERMGDHATNIAERVIYMVTGDLRDLNV, from the coding sequence GTGCGCAGGTCATTTGAAGAAGGGCTGGCCAACCTGCGGGAGGACTTGCTGCGCCTGGGCCACATGGCCGCGGAAGCAGTGGCCCTCTCGGTTGACGCTTTGAAGCGTCAGGATGTGGAGCTGGCCCAGAAGGTCATAGCGGGTGACGAGCCCATCGACCGCCTGCACCTGGAGATCCAGAACCGGTGCATGGAACTGATTGCCACCCAGCAGCCCATGGCGGGCGATCTGCGCGTGATCGGTGCTGCCATGGTGATAAGCATTGACCTGGAGCGGGTGGCCGACCATGCCGAGGGAGTGGCGTCGGCGGCGGTGCGGATGGCCCGGCAACCGTTGCTTAAGCCCCTCATCGATGTGCCGCGGATGGCGGAAGTGGTGCAGGGGATGCTGAAGAAGGCGCTGGACGCCTTTGTGGAGCGGGACGCACAGAAGGCAGCCCAGGTGGCCCAGGACGATGACGTGGTGGACGGCCTCCGTTCCCAGGTGTTTCGCGAACTCCTCACCTACATGATGGAGGATCCCCGCAACATCTCCCGGGCCCTGGAATTGATCCTGGTAACCCAGCACATCGAGCGGATGGGAGATCATGCCACCAACATCGCGGAAAGAGTCATCTACATGGTCACTGGCGACCTCCGCGACCTCAACGTCTGA
- a CDS encoding ribonuclease HI family protein — MCGRGAGELAGAGNAGGNWIVYIDGGARGNPGPAAAAGVIRDESGKQIQFCVYLGVTTNNVAEYLALLWALEEARRARVPELMVFTDSELLVRQMTGEYRVKSPRLTSLHRRALELARAFPRFQISHVRREDNRLADFLVNRTLDWAAKYLEPPACPGAGADEYARGPGEGRQT, encoded by the coding sequence TTGTGCGGGAGAGGGGCAGGGGAACTGGCCGGGGCGGGCAACGCGGGCGGAAACTGGATCGTCTACATCGATGGAGGGGCCCGGGGAAATCCGGGGCCGGCGGCGGCCGCCGGGGTGATCCGGGACGAATCCGGAAAGCAAATACAGTTTTGCGTGTACCTCGGGGTAACCACCAACAACGTGGCGGAATATCTTGCTCTGTTGTGGGCCCTGGAGGAGGCACGGCGGGCCAGGGTGCCCGAGTTGATGGTTTTCACCGACAGCGAACTCCTGGTCCGGCAAATGACGGGAGAGTATAGGGTCAAGAGCCCCCGGCTCACGTCCCTCCATCGGCGTGCCCTCGAATTGGCCCGGGCCTTTCCGCGTTTCCAGATAAGCCACGTGCGGCGGGAGGACAATCGGCTGGCCGATTTCCTGGTCAATCGCACACTGGACTGGGCCGCCAAATATCTTGAGCCCCCGGCCTGCCCTGGAGCGGGTGCGGACGAATATGCGCGTGGGCCCGGTGAGGGCAGGCAGACCTAG
- a CDS encoding phosphate ABC transporter substrate-binding protein, with product MGDGRARIRALVMVGVMLLGLPVLAGCRREARAHSLTLAGSTSVQPFAELLAEVFMSRHPDISVNVQGGGSSAGIEAALSGAADIGMSSRHLEPGEEARLRPVLIAQDALVVVVHPSNPVTGLSRIQVREIFAGRIRDWSQVGGPPRPIHVISREEGSGTRASFEEMIMEGQEVDLRALVQDSNGAVRETVAQDPGAIGYISMGLVDERVKPVSIDGMSPSVQAVLEGKYRLVRPFLFVLRGEPQGPARQFLDFVLGPGQAILQEEGLIPARTEGGGGS from the coding sequence TTGGGCGATGGCAGGGCGCGCATCAGGGCCCTCGTAATGGTGGGCGTCATGCTCCTCGGCTTGCCCGTCCTGGCCGGGTGCCGGCGGGAAGCCCGGGCCCACTCCCTTACCCTGGCGGGATCTACCTCCGTGCAGCCATTTGCCGAATTGCTCGCGGAGGTGTTCATGTCCCGGCACCCGGACATATCGGTCAACGTGCAGGGCGGTGGCTCCAGTGCCGGCATTGAGGCCGCTCTCAGCGGTGCTGCCGACATAGGGATGTCTTCCCGCCATCTGGAGCCCGGGGAGGAAGCGCGCCTGCGGCCGGTATTGATAGCCCAGGATGCCCTGGTGGTGGTGGTCCATCCCTCCAACCCGGTCACTGGCCTGAGCCGTATCCAGGTGCGGGAGATATTTGCGGGGCGGATAAGGGACTGGAGCCAGGTGGGAGGGCCCCCGCGTCCCATCCACGTCATATCCCGGGAGGAAGGCTCGGGGACGAGGGCTTCCTTCGAAGAAATGATCATGGAGGGGCAGGAGGTAGACCTGCGCGCTCTGGTTCAGGACTCAAACGGAGCCGTGCGCGAGACGGTGGCTCAGGACCCCGGAGCCATCGGTTACATCAGCATGGGCCTCGTCGACGAGAGGGTCAAGCCCGTTTCCATCGATGGGATGAGTCCCTCGGTGCAGGCGGTACTGGAAGGAAAATACCGGCTGGTGCGCCCGTTTCTGTTCGTGCTGAGGGGAGAGCCGCAGGGGCCCGCGCGGCAATTCCTGGATTTTGTCCTGGGCCCGGGGCAGGCTATCCTGCAGGAAGAGGGACTTATCCCCGCCCGCACTGAGGGGGGAGGGGGTTCTTGA
- the pstA gene encoding phosphate ABC transporter permease PstA: MNGRVHGSAAPGGGRLENPDGRGKVAWQRDVILRSRRQDRFVVGLLAGSALLAVGILVLIVGYVLWQGLPVLTPEFLRGAPEKMGRAGGIFPTIVGTVLLTAGAVLVAAPLGVGTAIYLAEYAQQSRLVALIRFGTESLAGIPSIIFGVFGFLFFVIYLGMGWSILSGALTLAGMILPTVIRTAEEAMLAVPREYREVSYSLGGSRWQTITRVVLPNALPGILTGVMLGVGRSVGETAAVIFTAGASLRVPHSVLDPVRTMSVHFYLLAREGISMRNAYGTAAVLVMSVLAVNFVAYYLMHRRLVRFRGAGR, translated from the coding sequence GTGAACGGCCGTGTACACGGAAGTGCAGCGCCGGGCGGCGGCAGGTTGGAAAACCCCGATGGGAGGGGCAAGGTTGCCTGGCAGCGGGATGTCATCCTGCGTTCGCGGCGGCAGGACCGCTTCGTGGTGGGCCTGCTGGCTGGCAGCGCCTTGCTGGCCGTCGGGATTCTGGTGCTCATCGTGGGATACGTGCTGTGGCAGGGCCTGCCCGTTCTCACGCCCGAGTTCCTGCGGGGGGCCCCGGAAAAGATGGGGAGGGCGGGTGGCATATTCCCCACCATCGTGGGCACAGTGCTCCTCACCGCCGGAGCGGTGCTGGTGGCGGCTCCCCTGGGTGTGGGCACGGCCATATACCTTGCTGAATACGCCCAACAGAGCCGGCTGGTGGCGCTCATCCGTTTCGGCACCGAGTCCCTGGCCGGGATACCTTCCATCATCTTCGGTGTTTTCGGGTTTCTCTTCTTCGTGATCTACCTGGGGATGGGCTGGTCCATCCTCTCCGGGGCGCTGACCCTGGCTGGTATGATCCTGCCCACCGTCATCCGCACTGCCGAGGAGGCGATGCTGGCCGTACCGCGGGAGTACCGGGAGGTGAGCTATTCATTGGGGGGATCACGCTGGCAGACCATCACCAGGGTGGTACTCCCCAATGCCCTGCCCGGCATCCTCACGGGCGTCATGCTGGGGGTTGGGCGCAGCGTGGGAGAAACGGCGGCCGTAATATTCACGGCTGGAGCCTCCCTGCGGGTTCCCCACTCGGTGCTGGATCCTGTGCGTACCATGTCGGTGCACTTTTACCTCCTGGCCCGGGAGGGGATATCCATGCGCAATGCATACGGCACCGCAGCGGTGCTGGTGATGTCCGTGCTCGCCGTGAATTTCGTGGCCTACTATCTCATGCACCGGCGTCTGGTCCGGTTCCGGGGGGCGGGACGGTGA
- a CDS encoding phosphate ABC transporter ATP-binding protein, producing the protein MKDAAGTETRACGESAEPVKILVRNLEFWYGPVQALKGVTLQVGRGEQLTIMGPTGSGKTTFLRCLNRLNDLVPGTRREGEVLIDGQDVYRPGADPDALRRRVGMVFALPVPLPMSIFDNVAYGPRLHGVRGRKLAEVVERSLRGAALWDEVKDRLGDSAFSLSGGQQQRLSIARVLAVEPEVILMDEPCSGLDPISTLRVEELVEELRGRYTIVFVTHNPQQAARLGGQVAFFYLGELVECAPAGQLFTRPRDRRTEDYISGRFG; encoded by the coding sequence GTGAAGGACGCGGCTGGTACGGAGACGAGGGCCTGCGGGGAATCCGCGGAGCCGGTCAAGATCCTGGTACGGAACCTTGAGTTCTGGTACGGACCGGTGCAGGCTTTGAAAGGCGTCACCCTGCAGGTGGGGCGGGGGGAGCAACTGACCATCATGGGCCCCACCGGCAGTGGAAAGACCACTTTCCTGCGCTGCTTGAACCGGTTGAACGACCTGGTGCCCGGCACCAGGCGGGAGGGCGAAGTGCTCATCGACGGCCAGGACGTGTACCGCCCCGGCGCCGATCCCGATGCGCTGCGCAGGCGGGTGGGTATGGTGTTCGCCCTGCCTGTCCCCCTGCCCATGTCCATCTTCGACAACGTGGCGTATGGACCCCGGCTGCACGGGGTGCGGGGCAGGAAGCTGGCCGAGGTGGTGGAGCGGAGCTTGCGCGGGGCGGCCCTGTGGGACGAGGTAAAGGACCGCTTGGGAGACTCGGCATTCAGCCTGTCCGGGGGACAGCAACAGCGCCTGTCCATTGCCCGTGTCCTGGCGGTGGAGCCGGAGGTCATCCTCATGGATGAACCCTGCTCGGGTCTGGATCCCATCTCCACCCTGCGGGTGGAGGAACTCGTGGAAGAGTTGCGCGGCCGGTACACCATAGTCTTCGTCACCCACAATCCGCAGCAGGCGGCACGCCTGGGCGGGCAGGTGGCGTTCTTTTACCTCGGTGAACTTGTGGAGTGCGCCCCGGCGGGGCAGCTTTTCACCAGGCCCCGTGACCGGCGGACGGAGGACTACATCTCCGGCCGCTTCGGATAA